One Aegilops tauschii subsp. strangulata cultivar AL8/78 chromosome 2, Aet v6.0, whole genome shotgun sequence genomic window, TTGTTTTTTGGGGAAGAGATGATGTGGTAGAGCCGGGCGATGGCATTCCTTACCACCGACAAGGTCTCAGGAATGAGTTTTGAAAGTCGTGGTCACAAGACGACGAATAACAACGAAGTTTTGGCCTtgcagttttttttttcttttctttgtaaGGTATGTCGCTTGAGAGAGTGTTGCATAAGTTTTTTTCTTTTGCGGGGTGAGAGCCAGAATAATGTGTTCTTTGTCTACCTCCATTTCAGTGGAGGTGGAGGGTACGTGGAGATATGTCTACAACGAATTTTGCTTGGGTCCTATCACCTTTAGTCTTGAATCTGTTTGGATCCATTCGGCATTCATCTTTGATAGTTCCACCTGGATTTGGTGTCCAACAGATCCATTGGATCTGGCAGACGTTGATCTGCAGTAAATCTGCTTGGATTTGGTTGATACTTGTGGTTGTTAGTGTGTTTGAAGGTACAGTCTTTTTGAATTTCGTCTGCATTTTCTTCATCGTCGACGGTGCTGCTCTGGTTCTTTGGCTCATCAGGTCTTAGCATGTCAATTTTTGACTGTCAACTACAGTAAGATTTGCCCAGCTTCGATGAGGGAGGGCGATGATGGCATCATCCTTACATCTTTGTTAGGTGGTACAAGGATCTGATTACTTCTTTTACTTCTGTGTATCTGTGTACATCTTATCAATAGATCGAAATAATCACATTTTTTTGTGTGTTAGTCTAGACCCGCCTTGCAATCGAAAAAATGTCTAGGTGTGCCTTGCTGTCGGGAAAAGAAGTCTAGATGCGCCTTGCACCTACACGTATCGTTTCATGGAGAGGGGACATCGAGATGACCAAAACCCTACTTGTCGTCCCATCTACTCCCCCTCTTGCCGCCGCCAGGAGACGTTGCCAGGCAAATCCCATGCAGTGCCGACGCCAGAGTCGGCGGGAGGTCCAGATCGGGGGCGACATGTTTGTGGAGGAGTTGGAGGGCTGCTGTCGAATGACGAAGGAGATGTGTGTTCAAGTGACAGTCTTCATCAGGCAGTGCTCGATGACGACATTGGTGATCCAGCGGAGCAATCGTCAACGGCGGCCCAACCTGGCTAGGTTACTGGAGAAGAGGGAATTGTGCATGGTCCTGGACGACAACAAGCTCGACATTAGACCCTGACCTGTCGTGCAATGACATGTGTGATTTTTTTTTTCCCATGATTTCTTTAGGGAGTCTTCGAGTTTGGGTTTAGGTTTCCGATGACCCACTGGTTTCAAATGGATCCATCTGAATTCGGACGGTTTTCGTTGTATTCGGAGTTTCACAAAAATTAATCGACGTTGCCTTCTTCGGGGCAGCGATTTGCTTCATTGTATTGGTCTGCATCGATGACTTCTCGAGTGCTGCTTCTACAAGTTCATGGGTTCAAAAAAAGTTTGCTCCGCCGAGGTGAAGCTATCCTCACAATGCGCCGCCAATGGATGTGGATGTAGGAGGAAGAAGACTTCGACACCCCAAAGATTTGAATGTAGCTTTATTTTTCTGTATGAGTGTGTTTGTAAGGACATGCAGTGCTTAATATATGACCttagggcatccacaatgtgtagagGGAGCACCGCCTCTCTGTTGGGTCCCACGCGTTGCCTCTAAGTTTTAGGGGAAGTTACGTAATGTATAAGGTTGTGGTCACCTCTTAGATTGCAGGTTTAGAAAACGAGTTTCTCAATGTATTTTATTCTACCATAGCCATTCCCAAGAACTGACATATGGGGGCACTCAATTTCTATATTTCTTAGAGGCAGCCTCCATGCTAAGAGGCGATACTAATAATTTTGGGCTAAAGGTTGAGGTTTGTAATGGATGGAGATTGTCTCTGAGAGGAGAGAGAAGGCTTAGAGGCAGAAAAACCATACACTGTGGGTGCTCTTGGACCCTTTCACAGTAAAAAAAAAAAAAGGCATGATGAACAATAGTCCCCGTTGCCGTCACCATAAACAATTGGCTCATTTGGCCATTTTCACCAGAAAAACTCGCCCGCATGGTAATCACATCAAGTTATCTCCCGATTTTGTCTAAAAAAAGTTATCTCCCGATTAGTAGCACGATTTGGTATACCATGACAAGGACAGGAGAAGAAACGTTCTCCGTTTACAACTTTGTTTCCTTTCTGCACTAACGGGCATAATTTCCATCTGTTACACAGTGTTTCAACTTTTCAAACCAAATAATCGAAAAATAAACCAAATGTGAAAAACCGTCTTGATTTCTCGCTGAAGCCAACCAACCAAGCTAATATGTACAGCGTTTATACAGTTACTACAAAGAATGGAACGGACAAAGCGGCACCACCGCCTAGCTAACACAAGCCCGACACGACGATCGCCAGTACACATGCACATCGCGGCTGCTTTCCTAGTCGTCCGAGTAGTACAGCCCCTCCTCGTCGGAGCCGCCCATCCACGTGGACGACGACGAGCCGCCGTCGGAGGAGAGCGAGAGGGACCTCCGGTAGCTGTACAGCACGGCGCCGGGCGGCCGGCGCGCCATCCAGCCGCCGCGCCCGGACGCCGGCACGTAGTACTGGTCCGGCTCCGGCAGCGGCAGGCAGAAGAAGACGTAGAGGCACTCGGCCAGGCGCTCCAGCTCCCGCGCGGGCGGCGTGAGCAGCGCGCGCAGCACCTCGTCggcccgcagccgccgccgctgccccggcCGCGGCGGCCCCTGGCACAGCTCCGCCggcacccgcgccgccgccgccagccacGCGCCGCTGAACACCATCCGTCCCctctgctgctactgctgcttccTCGCGTCCCTCGCTGACCGTCCCGTGCCGTTTTGTTTGGCGCCGTCGGCCGGTTGCGTGCGCGTGCTCTGGCTTGCGTGgagtgcggggggggggggggggggggggagaggagAAGAGGGAAGTCGGGCGCGCGAAGTGGTGGCGTGGAAGGGagcccgcggggggggggggtttataTATGTCTCGGCAGGTCACTGCGTTAGGACAGGAGGGCGTCAGCGGCGGGGAAGGCGCGGGTGGCCGGCGGGGTGGGTTTGTTGTGAGTACGTGCCGGCGCGGTCGTCGTCGACTCGTCGCTTCCGCCGGCGGGCGCGCGGCCTGCTCCGAGGAGGTTTCGTTGGTTTTTCCGCGTTCCGGGGCTGTGTTTTGAATGGTTGTGGTTTGTGTCGCACCCGCACGGGTGCAAGCAAAGGTGTACAGAACGCGTGCGCCGGGTCCGGAGACGGTGTATGGTCCGGTGTCTCCGGTCGGTCGTCTCTTCGTACGATGGAG contains:
- the LOC109778865 gene encoding uncharacterized protein; translated protein: MVFSGAWLAAAARVPAELCQGPPRPGQRRRLRADEVLRALLTPPARELERLAECLYVFFCLPLPEPDQYYVPASGRGGWMARRPPGAVLYSYRRSLSLSSDGGSSSSTWMGGSDEEGLYYSDD